The following proteins come from a genomic window of Corynebacterium sp. P4-C1:
- a CDS encoding 1-acyl-sn-glycerol-3-phosphate acyltransferase: MSVPEGYRADSHVFLIPEDAPVTPVQPGWRREYMYRTIKSTVATVLRIQGARFYVHGLENVPAEGPAIVAGNHIGYYDFISGALPGLLCGRRPTRYMAKKELFDRWLMGPISRAVGHVEVDRSLGASSIDEAVKRLREGELIGIFPEGTLSETLELTRFKTGAARIAQASAAPLIPTATWGTQHFWVKSGRKKMGRAHLPVVTVVGEPVDTAGTVDEVTERLSGDVDKLLIDARVRYAELENGR; encoded by the coding sequence ATGTCCGTGCCCGAGGGCTACCGCGCCGACAGCCACGTCTTCCTCATCCCGGAGGACGCCCCAGTCACGCCGGTCCAGCCCGGGTGGCGGCGCGAGTACATGTATCGGACGATCAAAAGCACCGTTGCAACGGTGCTGCGCATTCAGGGCGCGCGCTTCTACGTCCACGGTCTCGAGAACGTCCCGGCGGAGGGTCCGGCGATTGTGGCGGGCAACCACATCGGCTACTACGACTTCATCTCCGGTGCCCTTCCGGGCCTGTTGTGTGGTCGCCGTCCCACGCGCTACATGGCGAAAAAGGAGCTCTTCGACCGCTGGCTCATGGGCCCCATTTCCCGGGCAGTCGGCCACGTGGAGGTCGACCGGTCGCTGGGGGCAAGCAGCATCGACGAGGCGGTCAAGCGTCTGCGCGAAGGCGAACTGATCGGCATCTTCCCCGAAGGAACACTGTCGGAAACGCTCGAGTTGACCCGCTTCAAGACGGGTGCGGCACGCATCGCCCAAGCCTCCGCTGCACCACTCATCCCCACCGCAACCTGGGGAACGCAGCACTTCTGGGTCAAAAGCGGCCGGAAAAAGATGGGGCGCGCGCACCTTCCCGTAGTCACCGTTGTCGGTGAACCGGTGGACACAGCGGGCACGGTGGATGAGGTGACGGAGAGGTTGAGTGGAGACGTCGATAAGCTGCTTATCGACGCCCGTGTGCGCTACGCCGAACTGGAAAATGGGAGGTAG